A part of Papaver somniferum cultivar HN1 unplaced genomic scaffold, ASM357369v1 unplaced-scaffold_118, whole genome shotgun sequence genomic DNA contains:
- the LOC113330633 gene encoding J domain-containing protein required for chloroplast accumulation response 1-like yields MDRFSLREHVLLGSSSSPRRSSLSSPKLQSRNSDVDFNDVFGGPPRRSSMHEWRNSNNSLSDTIYSNSSGGDDEDDENIPSRNPWSGLSSEKPVFGEETITRRNSPSKDFYDDIFKGDGLTTSTPTRLSWDHLHSNPASRVLSPARSMHTPPSQSDSFGGSSLPVLLSLPPKLTKAVDQAFSSPGHSPFKSKESSSAAFGSPSSPSVSRASTPVTQGKEELRNDVQHSYTRASSSQDFYDEGLSKAVKSETNSEVTSNSNGQFHFSIYKWPTKGVPLVMHLRGGINIVSKGKGKPEGTGSELSTSGVREISISSKNQSGGLNTIMKETKVVEEVARLKPEPEPITSSLPHVGQKYAKSESAASAASDAPAGGANKQGNDKMVKKGGLNEGSAKRVDMSAVNINENKKAKTSTGKKNINLSEASDSPARSETKNVKNKVKGKVKDFVKIFNQEVPVTHVPSVETVIQSQRTGAEDMGACETDDQENVVQKKAGNNEKVPSQKSNKVSVDTSSKDLVVEQLDKPHVAEDRTSYKTYVTSSERNDTSTSCPEPIPVVVEAVVKNMEESHYEDLQGNCLVEVLPPEPDKQSEADQLNEEIKASDAKIRKWSSGKQGNIRSLLSTLQYVLWPGSGWKPVPLMDIIEQNSVRKAYQKALLCLHPDKLQQRGALPHQKYTAEKVFDILQEAWTQNNSVGAL; encoded by the exons ATGGATAGATTTTCACTGAGAGAACATGTACTATTAGGATCTTCATCTAGTCCAAGAAGATCATCTTTGAGTTCCCCTAAATTGCAATCAAGAAATTCAGATGTAGATTTCAATGATGTATTTGGAGGTCCTCCAAGACGTTCTTCGATGCACGAGTGGCGTAATAGCAATAATAGTCTTAGTGACACTATTTATTCTAATTCATCTGGTGGGGATGACGAAGACGATGAAAATATTCCTTCGCGCAATCCTTGGTCTGGTTTAAGTTCCGAAAAACCAGTTTTTGGAGAGGAAACTATAACGCGTAGGAATTCCCCAAGCAAAGATTTCTATGACGACATTTTTAAAGGCGATGGATTAACTACTTCGACCCCAACTAGACTCAGTTGGGATCATTTGCATTCCAATCCAGCTTCTCGGGTTTTAAGCCCTGCTCGTTCGATGCATACTCCTCCATCTCAATCCGATTCATTTGGTGGTTCATCACTTCCTGTACTACTAAG TCTCCCACCAAAACTGACGAAAGCGGTGGATCAAGCATTCAGTAGTCCTGGTCACAGCCCATTTAAAAGCAAAGAAAGTTCTTCAGCTGCATTTGGCTCTCCATCATCACCTAGTGTCTCCAGAGCTTCAACTCCCGTGACTCAAGGGAAAGAAGAGTTGAGAAATGATGTCCAACATTCTTATACTAGAGCGTCTTCGTCCCAAGATTTTTATGATGAGGGGTTATCGAAAGCTGTAAAGTCTGAAACAAATTCAGAAGTTACTAGCAACAGTAATGGCCAATTTCACTTCTCTATATATAAATGGCCAACTAAAGGTGTGCCGTTAGTTATGCATCTTCGTGGAGGAATTAATATAGTCTCAAAAGGAAAGGGTAAACCTGAGGGGACTGGAAGTGAACTATCTACGTCCGGTGTGCGAGAAATTAGCATCTCCTCCAAAAACCAAAGCGGTGGCTTAAATACAATTATGAAAGAAACTAAAGTTGTTGAGGAAGTAGCTCGTCTAAAACCTGAACCAGAGCCCATTACGAGTTCTTTACCACACGTTGGACAAAAATATGCTAAATCTGAATCTGCTGCATCTGCTGCATCTGATGCTCCTGCGGGTGGAGCCAACAAACAAG GAAATGATAAGATGGTTAAAAAGGGTGGACTGAATGAAGGTTCCGCAAAGAGAGTCGATATGTCGGCTGTAAatattaatgaaaataaaaaggcAAAAACATCAACTGGAAAAAAGAATATTAATCTTAGTGAAGCTAGCGATTCACCTGCGAGATCAGAAACCAAAAATGTCAAGAACAAAGTCAAGGGAAAGGTTAAAGATTTCGTCAAGATTTTCAATCAGGAAGTACCTGTAACACATGTGCCTAGTGTTGAAACGGTAATTCAGAGTCAGAGAACGGGAGCAGAAGACATGGGTGCATGTGAAACAGATGATCAAGAAAATGTTGTTCAAAAGAAGGCTGGTAACAATGAGAAGGTACCCAGCCAAAAAAGTAACAAAGTATCAGTAGATACATCTTCCAAG GATCTAGTAGTTGAACAGTTGGATAAACCTCATGTTGCCGAAGACAGAACTTCCTATAAAACTTATGTCACTTCATCTGAAAGAAATGATACTTCAACCTCGTGTCCTG AACCAATTCCTGTAGTTGTAGAGGCTGTAGTTAAGAATATGGAAGAATCTCATTATGAAGATCTGCAAGGGAACTGCCTG GTCGAAGTACTGCCTCCTGAGCCCGATAAACAATCAGAAGCTGATCAACTTAATGAAGAAATTAAA GCTTCAGATGCTAAAATACGGAAGTGGTCAAGCGGGAAGCAAGGGAATATCCGGTCCCTATTGTCAACTCTTCaatat GTTCTTTGGCCTGGAAGTGGATGGAAACCGGTGCCACTAATGGATATAATTGAACAGAACTCTGTGAGGAAAGCCTATCAAAAAGCTTTATTATGTTTGCACCCTGATAAGTTGCAGCAAAGAGGAGCTTTGCCACATCAAAAGTACACGGCCGAGAAGGTCTTTGACATTTTGCAG GAGGCTTGGACACAAAACAATTCAGTTGGCGCGTTGTGA
- the LOC113330458 gene encoding uncharacterized protein LOC113330458, with translation MVVTEEEADTNKHQYTTEPAPNTLVDSDMDISLHALSGVVSADTIRTPGYIKKQAIILLVDTGSTHSFLDSALDSRLGCEIQPTAHMLVTLYNDAKTTSTGLIYSILAAHFMDTSDTESDGGLQEYSDSHSEQQSVSHSEQSVSSEDNVDANKGKRGKTRLPKLLRDTNGERRTVTYDEANQATGKNGCLLSSYIGSEVGPSLGLKYTCWKEVPPVVKKKLWEDVTFKFDLDESKRKDVLRQFSDLWRGWRKRTAAKHVTPFEKSRKKLKNVPSDLRGFVEQEEWKEFVKRRLSDKGKELSEIGRTVQAHHKYPHRMGRRTYAGLKDKLKREGKWTSDSPPPRELLWILARQNENGEYKTDEIGEVAAQIDDCSKKIKEGTIVCEGKTDALVKILGEEHGGRVRAAGTRVTHSQYFDTPRQRGSSNKDNLNKIRELEEQLRVKDVQARISEENLRKEFQQQLEEQSLDTERKLQKQFLQFKELLGKSQYDTIQPPMMSSENVPALGAEDKDLAETWGEAVHDPKGKVPNTMLSSKKVVAQPPTGPPHPPSNRSHPCELYDKISRVVALGHVIHSDSKMIHGKKMRDDCLRVSVDFVEIKTAILPYPSGDIVTVYDARESVVQWPKHLVVLVGNGRTRLDAFDEFVKRAKEVFRSRAAIKVELHRDVFGQTVDVPIHMALEDIEFVCTSQKLTNNAIVLFIRFLYEKLDGDARKTKFGFMNPAAVHFSVNKTELVKSVLNRLKDSVPSRKYIFIPCNTGIHWVLIVFFDGIFYYLNSLDEKCRYKLEEQMSTVSKALRN, from the exons ATGGTAGTTACTGAAGAAGAAGCAGACACAAATAAGCACCAATATACCACTGAACCTGCACCTAACACACTGGTGGACTCAGACATGGATATTTCTCTACATGCCCTGTCTGGGGTGGTTAGTGCTGACACCATTCGTACACCTGGATATATCAAGAAACAAGCAATTATTTTACTAGTGGATACTGGCAGCACACATAGTTTCTTAGACTCTGCATTGGATTCAAGATTAGGCTGTGAGATACAACCCACTGCTCACATGTTGGTAACACTTTACAATGATGCTAAAACCACTAGTACTGGA CTTATATATTCTATTCTTGCAGCTCATTTCATGGATACTTCAGACACGGAGTCTGATGGCGGGCTTCAAGAGTATTCAGATTCCCACAGCGAACAGCAGTCAGTTTCCCACAGCGAACAATCAG TTTCAAGTGAAGATAACGTGGATGCAAATAAAGGAAAGCGGGGTAAGACAAGATTACCAAAGCTTTTAAGGGATACTAATGGTGAAAGGCGGACTGTTACTTATGATGAAGCCAACCAAGCAACCGGTAAAAATGGTTGCTTGCTCTCAAGTTACATAGGCAGCGAAGTTGGTCCAAGTCTTGGACTGAAGTATACCTGTTGGAAAGAAGTTCCACCTGTAGTGAAGAAAAAGTTATGGGAGGACGTAACG TTTAAGTTTGATCTCGACgaatcaaagaggaaagatgtattgAGACAATTTTCTGACTTGTGGCGAGGATGGAGGAAACGAACTGCTGCAAAGCATGTTACCCCATTCGAAAAAAGCCGAAAAAAGCTTAAGAATGTTCCTTCAGATTTAAGAGGTTTTGTAGAACAAGAAGAATGGAAAGAGTTTGTAAAACGGAGATTGAGCGACAAAGGCAAG GAGTTGTCTGAAATTGGCAGAACGGTACAAGCTCACCACAAATATCCGCATAGGATGGGACGAAGGACCTATGCTGGATTAAAGGACAAACTG aaaagagaaggaaagtgGACAAGTGATTCACCCCCTCCACGAGAATTATTATGGATACTTGCACGCCAAAATGAAAATGGGGAGTATAAGACTGATGAGATTGGTGAAGTTGCTGCTCAAATT GATGACTGCTCGAAAAAGATCAAAGAGGGTACAATTGTCTGTGAAGGTAAGACAGATGCCCTTGTAAAGATTTTGGGTGAAGAACATGGTGGAAGAGTAAGGGCTGCAGGTACAAGAGTGACCCATAGTCAGTATTTTGACACTCCTCGACAACGTGGATCATCAAATAAAGATAATCTGAATAAAATCAGAGAACTGGAAGAGCAACTAAGAGTGAAAGATGTGCAAGCAAGAATAAGTGAAGAGAACTTGAGAAAAGAATTCCAACAACAATTGGAGGAACAGTCACTAGACACAGAGAGAAAATTGCAGAAACAATTCCTTCAGTTCAAAGAATTATTGGGCAAATCCCAATATGATACGATTCAGCCACCTATGATGTCCTCAGAAAATGTCCCTGCCTTA GGTGCTGAGGATAAGGACTTAGCTGAAACTTGGGGGGAAGCTGTTCACGATCCGAAAGGAAAG GTACCTAATACGATGCTGTCCTCAAAAAAAGTGGTTGCACAG CCACCAACAGGACCACCTCATCCGCCTTCTAACAGG AGCCATCCGTGTGAATTGTACGACAAAATCAGCAGGGTTGTTGCGCTGGGACATGTTATTCACAGCGACTCAAAAATGATTCATGGAAAAAAAATGCGTGATGATTGTTTGCGTGTGTCGGTGGATTTTGTGGAGATAAAAACTGCAATACTTCCATATCCATCTGGTGATATTGTTACTGTGTATGATGCCCGTGAAAGTGTTGTTCAATGGCCAAAACACTTGGTGGTCCTTGTCGGAAAT GGGCGAACGAGATTGGATGCATTTGATGAATTTGTTAAGAGAGCAAAAGAAGTGTTCAGAAGCAGGGCTGCGATCAAAGTTGAGTTGCATCGCGATGTGTTTGGTCAAACTGTAGATGTGCCTATACATATGGCACTAGAAGATATTGAGTTTGTTTGCACGTCTCAGAAACTTACGAACAATGCTATAGTCTTATTCATCCG ATTTTTGTATGAAAAATTGGATGGCGATGCACGCAAAACCAAGTTCGGATTTATGAATCCAGCGGCAGTTCACTTTTCAGTCAATAAAACAGAACTCGTGAAAAGTGTATTAAATAGACTGAAAGATTCAGTGCCGAGTCGAAAATACATATTTATTCCTTGTAATACAGG AATTCATTGGGTACTAATTGTATTTTTCGATGGGATATTTTATTACTTAAATTCGTTGGATGAGAAGTGTAGATACAAACTAGAGGAGCAAATGAGCAC TGTTTCAAAAGCTTTAAGAAATTAG